CGTTCAAAGACAATCCTCCTTTTTATCAGTACTAATTAATGCAAGGTACTTACACTAACCATAATATACCATTTACTACTATTTATTACAAGGTACTGTTGACTATTTTACAGGAATATTGCATGACCATTATTATAGGTCGAAAGAACACCTCAAAAAAAACGATAATTCCTTAATGAAGGACTTACCGTTTTTCACTAAAAATACTATTCGTAACTGTATATTAAAAATTTCATGTTTTGAGAAACTCCTGATAAATATATTTCTTACTATATATCGTTCATACTGGTATACCCCTCATCCCATCGACTGTTGCACCTGTTTTTGCTTCAACCTTTCTTCTAACACATGAATCATAAATAAGAAATGCTCCGCCTCCCTTACAACATGATCCGCTAATAGCGGATTAATTACATTGCGAATTTGACATGTTTGAATAAGTTCCAATCCTGCTTTTTTGAAATTTCTCAATTCAACTGTAGCGTTTTCACTATCTTTATTCATCTTTCCGATAATGGGGTATGTTGGTTGTTTCTGATATAACATTGATTCTACATCTCTAGCTTGACTAAGAAGAACTTCGAAATCATCACCAAATTTTAAAGCGGTATGAACTAAATTTCGTTCTGATTGATCAAGTAATGAGGCAATAAAACGAGAATGTTCCATCATAATTCTTAACCAAAATACATTTTCACTAATGATCGCATCTTGAATTGGATCCATTTTCCCTTCATTAAATTTCTGAAGTGTTCGTATAAAATACTCTGCTTCTCGCGCAATATGATCTACTAATAACGGAAAGTTAAACCCACTTACTTTACAATTAATAATTAAAATTAAAAGATTTCTTTTATAATTACGAAATGCATAAACGAGCTGGATACTTTCTTCATTTAATTGCCTGACTGCTTGAACAGTTTGAGGGATAGAAAACGCTTTTTGTAAATGTCGATCAAAAAGATGAAAAAATTGATCCACCTGTTGAATTAAGTTAGTGTCTTTTCGGTTAAATCCTTCACCAAGAAAAAGTGCGTGCTCCTTCATAATCCTTAGCCAAAAGCGATTTTCAGTTAACGATTTCTCAATAAATAATTGTTCTGTTAATGATTCAGAAGGTGCAGCTTTCAATTCTGGCGGAAGTAACATCGCCCTCTGCGTATCCATAACAAAATGACCAGGAATCGATTGTTGTTCCTCGTTCGTCATAAAAATCCCCCCTATCCCCTAAAAACACCATTCCAACATGATATATATGAAAGATTATGATTTCCTATACCTTTCAACATCCACTTAAAAACTTCCAAATATATTGTTTTAAAACGTTCACACCTCAGCAAGCTTTCCTTAATTATTTATTACCCGGAGCAGGCTTACGATGCTTATGACCATTATCTTCTGTTGTATAAAAATCATAATAATGAACATGCATTCCATTTCCAACTGGAATCGCCGGCCCTGAGTACGCTTTATAGTAATGAGTATGCCCATCCTCAAATACAACATAACCTTCTGTATAATGTACATGTCTATCCTGCGTTTGAATTGGGGGAGAAGATACATCTAAACATTGATGTACATGCCCTACATCTACAGATGTATAATCTACAGACCCCTGATTATGACTCGGTACAAATCCAGAAACAAAATCAACCTTCCCTACCCTGTTCACCCCACTCACTCCTTGTCCATAGAAATAAACTCTATACATGTATATGTTTAAAATTAAAATTCATACCTCGAAGTTCCGGTACTTACTAGAGATTGATTTTATTGGGAGAGCTAGCCCTCCCCATGCGCAAATTTCATAACTTACACTTTAAGTTATGAAATTTGCGCGACTTAAGAAGCGATCCATTGCTTTTTCGTTTCGGAACTGTTCTTTTTTTCCTTAACAACAAATAAGACTCCACCCAGATTACGGTAGCGCCTACGAGAATTGCTATTGGTTTAATCATTAACAAGTATATCCGTCCCCTTCTTCAACATGTACGAGAAACTCAAAATAAATACGACATTAAATATAATAATAGAAGACCACATATTAAAATGATATTCTTTACTTGCAATTAAATTATAAATGTTATGGACCAAGAAATTAGCGCCTATAATCATTCCACCTAGTATTGAACTAATTAATATGCTCATTAAATAAAACTTGAGCTTCTGAAACATTTTTCATATCCCCCTTTTCTAAACGAAACTTGGTTTAAGTTTTTAGAAAATAATAGCATCCATTTTCTATGTATTATTAAACCTATAGTTTAACTAAGGTTATTTTAAGAAAGCATTACCTATTCAAATGTCCATTTTGTGCACTCACTAATCGCCTTAACACTTAGAAGAACTCAACTATGGAAGTTCTACTTGAGTATATGTTTATATAAAGGCTGATCTTTCCATGTAGTTTTTTATTTTACTCAAGGGGAGTGTGAAAGAAAAAAGTGTATGTTAGTAACGAGATGAAATATACAAGTGCATTTGAGGAGAAACGCCGTCCCATAAATTACGCCATACATATGCTACGAATCACTATAAAGAAAACAAGGATTTAGTATTGCTATGTGATCAACTTGGTCATACCTCAGTCGAGGTTACTAGTATCTATACAAATATTAATAAAGATAAAAAACGTAAGGCTGTTGATCGTTTAGAAAGAAGGCAATTTGAATAATAACTGGTTCATGGGATCCCACCAACCACACGACATAAAACCCACGTTAAGACATTTTCTAGAAAGTGAAAACCCTGATTTTTGTACGCTAAGGAATGTAAAAGCGACTTGGGGGATTCCCGACGGCACTGAAAGCATGAACATCACTTTCTAATTTCAGAAAAATTAAATCAAAAAGGAATTGCTGACGAATTCAAAAAGGCAATGAAAACAGAAATCTCGTATTTTGATAGAGAAGACCTACATGAATATGTACAAGAATCGGCTAAAGAATTAGTGGTTTTATTCCATCAAGACAATAACTGTTCAAAAGCAAGTAACTATTTTTATCTTAGCCATCTAGCAAAAGAACAAAACTTTGAAAAGAAGGCTTTAAAATGAAAAAAGTAATTTTTAGCTTAATTGGATTAACAGCTGCATTCACATTTGCGTTTAATTCTAGCCATGTAACTAATACACAGAAAGCGCTTAGCGAGGACAAAATTGTACAATATGCTCATAGCCATACGGGTGCATAATATGAATGTTATAAAGTGGCCTTTGGTTGTCTCCAGCGAATCTACTTACCATAAAAAAATTCTTCATTTTTAAATTAGAATCCTTTGAAATTCGATTTACTTTTTCAAGAATATGATTTACATTTATCATTTAATCTCCTATATACATTACAAACCGTTCAAACTTCTCTCCACTCCCAGAAATTTTTCAACACTCTCTAATATTCCTTTTTTATTCACTCCCCCAAACCATAGAGTTTCACCCCCACACGACGAGCTAGCATTCCAAACAAAAAGGAATGGAAGACCAAAAAATAACATCAAAACAAAGAAATAACTAGTTTTTCCTTTCAGGGCATGCCAGTTAACGCAAATTTCGTTATAGGCAGTGATTGTGAATATATTATTCATTTCCCTGCACAAATTCATTTTCGTTATGGATTTTTTGAAATACGATTCTGTTAAGTACAAAAAAGTGCAAATTTTTTGAATAAAAGCAAAAAAAGGTGATTACATTAAACATTTATTACAGTCAAGAATATTTATAAAAATATGAGTATGAAATCAACTTTATGTAATGGCGGAGGACTTAATGTGGATATAACTCAAAGTATGGCCAGAATAGTTGTTAATGGGAAAGACCTTCCTTTTACTTCAGTTAGAACTTCCAGATGGCATATTGGACCTGTGGATGATTTAATTGTTTCAACCAAGCAGAGAGTAGAAGCGTTTTATCAATTTATGTGGTCACGAGTGCCAATGATGATTGTAATGTATTTTCTGCAAGGTGCGGAGTATGTGAGATTTACTCAGATTATTGGAATTAATGAAAGTATAACAGGAGAATATACCTATTATTTCTCTTGGGGATAAAACGAATTTAAAGTAGCGAATTCGCTGCTTTTTTATTTTATAAAGAAATTACCGTAAGGAGGAAGTATGCAAATTGGATCTGGTTGAAAAATATAAGGTCAGTGTTAATACCGTTAAGTCATGGAAAACCAAATACAAATGGGATAAAAAAGAAATTACAATGACAGAAATCGCACATTTAATCAAGAACATGTACCGTCATCATTACACACCTCAAACGATTTCAAATATGACAAAATCTGTTTCTAAACAAGTTAAAACGTTTCATCAACGTCCTTTACCTACTCGCTATATATGCGTGTAGGTAGATGCAACCTATATCATATGACGTCGTAAAACGGTGTCAAAAGAAGCTATTTATATCGCTGTTGGTATTTGTGAAAACGGATCAAAAGAAGTGCTTGCGTACACGATTGCGCCAACTGAATCAGCGTATAACTGGCAAGAGCTTTTAGAAGAACGCAAAGATCGCGTGATGTAAAGGATATTTCAGATGGCTTAAAAGGCATGATAGATGCCATCTCAAACATATTTCCAAGAGCGAAATGTCAATCTTGTTTAGTCCATATAGCCCGAAAATTATCACACAAAGTTCGTGTAGAAGACCGTCAAGAAGTGTGTCAGAATTTCAAAACCGTTTATACAGCGTATTGTCTAAAATCCGGACAAGAAGTATTTGATGCCTTCTGTTTTAAATGGCAGACGTCTTATCCAAAAGTTATCAAGGCGCTTCAACATAACCAACATCCATTAACATTTGATACACATTTCAATGCGCGTTATAATAATTGTAGAAAGTTGAAAGGAGATAGTAACGATTTCTAGTAGAGAAGTAATTAAGAGATTAAAAAAGGAAGGATGTTTTCTAGTGAATATAGAAGACAACCACCATCAGTTCAAACATCCTTCCAAGGTTGGCAAAGTGACTGTGAAACATTCCAAAATGTACATTTCGCTCAATCTATAAGCAAGCGGATCGGTTATAAACCATCCCTCGCTTCCCTAATTACCAAAAAATCGTTATAAAAACAAATTATGAAAAAAGACTATTACGTTTA
The window above is part of the Bacillus cytotoxicus NVH 391-98 genome. Proteins encoded here:
- a CDS encoding DUF2935 domain-containing protein, producing MTNEEQQSIPGHFVMDTQRAMLLPPELKAAPSESLTEQLFIEKSLTENRFWLRIMKEHALFLGEGFNRKDTNLIQQVDQFFHLFDRHLQKAFSIPQTVQAVRQLNEESIQLVYAFRNYKRNLLILIINCKVSGFNFPLLVDHIAREAEYFIRTLQKFNEGKMDPIQDAIISENVFWLRIMMEHSRFIASLLDQSERNLVHTALKFGDDFEVLLSQARDVESMLYQKQPTYPIIGKMNKDSENATVELRNFKKAGLELIQTCQIRNVINPLLADHVVREAEHFLFMIHVLEERLKQKQVQQSMG
- a CDS encoding YmaF family protein — translated: MNRVGKVDFVSGFVPSHNQGSVDYTSVDVGHVHQCLDVSSPPIQTQDRHVHYTEGYVVFEDGHTHYYKAYSGPAIPVGNGMHVHYYDFYTTEDNGHKHRKPAPGNK
- a CDS encoding transposase; translation: MIDAISNIFPRAKCQSCLVHIARKLSHKVRVEDRQEVCQNFKTVYTAYCLKSGQEVFDAFCFKWQTSYPKVIKALQHNQHPLTFDTHFNARYNNCRKLKGDSNDF
- a CDS encoding type II toxin-antitoxin system HicA family toxin → MKRLKKEGCFLVNIEDNHHQFKHPSKVGKVTVKHSKMYISLNL